One window from the genome of Streptomyces cadmiisoli encodes:
- the uraH gene encoding hydroxyisourate hydrolase, which yields MSTSTTASVSTHILDTSVGRPAEAVAVRLSARAGRDAAWRALGGSATDADGRCKDLPALPEGTTHVRLDFAVEAYFEKKQADAQQDAPANRDSGAVFFPEVAITFAVNPGEHYHVPLLLNPFGYSVYRGS from the coding sequence ATGAGCACCAGCACCACCGCCTCCGTGTCCACCCACATCCTGGACACCAGCGTCGGCCGCCCCGCCGAGGCGGTCGCCGTCCGCCTCAGCGCCCGCGCCGGACGCGACGCGGCCTGGCGGGCGCTCGGCGGTTCCGCGACCGACGCGGACGGCCGGTGCAAGGACCTCCCGGCGCTGCCGGAGGGCACCACCCACGTCCGGCTCGACTTCGCGGTCGAGGCGTACTTCGAGAAGAAGCAAGCCGATGCGCAGCAGGACGCCCCCGCGAATCGGGACAGCGGTGCCGTGTTCTTCCCGGAGGTGGCGATCACCTTCGCCGTGAACCCCGGGGAGCACTACCACGTACCGCTGCTGCTCAACCCGTTCGGCTACTCCGTATACCGAGGGAGCTAG
- the uraD gene encoding 2-oxo-4-hydroxy-4-carboxy-5-ureidoimidazoline decarboxylase: MTPTSTPPGLARFNELDEHAALAALLEACASTAWAERLLAARPYATPEDLGAASDAAMAALTAADLEEAMAGHPPIGRPAPGDPTSAREQRGMAGASGELRAQMLELNLAYQERFGHVFLICATGRTAEQMRDAVRERIGNPPEQEREIVRTELGMINRIRLDRLVEED, translated from the coding sequence GTGACGCCCACTTCCACGCCGCCGGGTCTGGCCCGGTTCAACGAACTGGACGAGCACGCGGCCCTCGCCGCGCTGCTGGAGGCGTGCGCCTCCACCGCGTGGGCCGAGCGACTGCTCGCCGCCCGCCCCTACGCCACCCCCGAGGACCTCGGCGCGGCCAGCGACGCCGCCATGGCGGCCCTGACCGCCGCGGACCTGGAGGAGGCGATGGCCGGACACCCGCCGATCGGCCGGCCCGCGCCGGGCGACCCGACCTCGGCCCGCGAACAGCGCGGCATGGCCGGCGCCTCCGGGGAACTCAGGGCGCAGATGCTCGAACTGAACCTGGCCTACCAGGAGAGGTTCGGCCATGTCTTCCTGATCTGCGCGACCGGCAGGACCGCGGAGCAGATGCGCGACGCGGTCAGAGAGCGGATCGGCAACCCGCCGGAGCAGGAGCGGGAGATCGTCCGGACCGAGCTGGGCATGATCAACCGCATCCGACTGGACCGACTCGTCGAAGAGGACTGA
- a CDS encoding helix-turn-helix domain-containing protein, with the protein MGGQLVAPDEAGPDDVVLAWEGADVVAVRLPQLADSLDHILAAMERKRGKPLAELDRKAKQEVVRILEARGAFSVRHGVETVAGALGVSRFTVYNYLNREKGV; encoded by the coding sequence ATGGGCGGGCAGCTGGTCGCGCCGGACGAGGCCGGCCCCGACGACGTGGTGCTCGCCTGGGAGGGCGCCGACGTCGTGGCCGTGCGCCTGCCGCAACTGGCCGACTCCCTCGATCACATCCTCGCCGCCATGGAGCGCAAACGCGGCAAGCCGCTGGCCGAGCTGGACCGCAAGGCCAAACAGGAGGTCGTGCGCATACTGGAAGCGCGCGGCGCCTTCTCCGTGCGGCACGGTGTGGAGACCGTGGCGGGCGCACTGGGTGTCAGCCGGTTCACCGTCTACAACTACCTGAACCGCGAGAAGGGGGTCTGA
- a CDS encoding TIM barrel protein, protein MPGSEWGTAAEQRFNVNLSILFTELPLLERPAAAAAAGFTAVELWWPWIDSPTPEHSELDALRKAVQDAGVRLTGLNFYAGHLPGPDRGALSVPGEESERFRANIDVAADFARSLDCTALNALYGNRIDGVDPARQDALALENLVLAARAADRIGAILLIEALNQPESPHYPLVSAPAAVRVVDQVNEASGLGNARFLMDLYHLSMNGEDLPQVIAEYADRTGHVQIADNPGRGAPGTGSLPLEDLLGRLRKHGYDGWVGLEYKPGDRPSAEAFDWLPAEARAAR, encoded by the coding sequence ATGCCAGGTTCTGAATGGGGCACAGCCGCAGAGCAGCGCTTCAACGTCAACCTGTCGATCCTCTTCACGGAACTCCCGTTGCTGGAGCGCCCCGCGGCCGCCGCCGCGGCGGGCTTCACCGCGGTCGAGCTGTGGTGGCCCTGGATCGACTCGCCCACCCCCGAGCACTCCGAGCTCGACGCCCTGCGGAAGGCGGTCCAGGACGCGGGCGTCCGGCTCACCGGCCTGAACTTCTACGCGGGCCACCTGCCCGGACCGGACCGCGGCGCCCTGTCGGTCCCCGGCGAGGAGTCGGAGCGGTTCCGCGCCAACATCGACGTGGCGGCCGACTTCGCCCGGTCGCTGGACTGCACGGCGCTCAACGCCCTCTACGGCAACCGGATCGACGGCGTCGACCCCGCGCGCCAGGACGCCCTCGCGCTGGAGAACCTGGTCCTCGCGGCCCGGGCCGCCGACCGGATCGGCGCGATCCTGCTGATCGAGGCGCTGAACCAGCCGGAGTCGCCGCACTACCCGCTGGTGTCGGCGCCCGCCGCGGTCCGTGTCGTCGACCAGGTCAACGAGGCGTCCGGGCTCGGCAACGCCCGCTTCCTGATGGACCTCTACCACCTGTCCATGAACGGCGAGGACCTGCCGCAGGTGATCGCCGAGTACGCCGACCGGACCGGTCATGTGCAGATCGCCGACAACCCGGGCCGCGGCGCGCCCGGCACGGGCTCGCTCCCGCTCGAGGACCTGCTCGGCCGGCTCCGCAAGCACGGCTACGACGGCTGGGTCGGCCTGGAGTACAAGCCCGGCGACCGCCCGAGCGCCGAGGCGTTCGACTGGCTGCCGGCCGAGGCCCGCGCCGCGCGCTGA
- a CDS encoding 2-hydroxy-3-oxopropionate reductase produces MSLTDSPRPHRPAIAWIGLGIMGSPMSENLIKAGYDVTGFTLEREKLDRLTAAGGTAAAGVADAVRDADVIITMVPASPQVEAVAYGPDGILENARSGALLIDMSSITPQTSVDLAAAARDKGIRVLDAPVSGGEAGAVEAVLSIMVGGERADFDTAKPIFEALGRTIVLCGPHGSGQTVKAANQLIVAVNIQACAEAVVFLEKSGVDLAAALEVLNGGLAGSTVLTRKKDNFLNRDFRPGFRIDLHHKDMGIVTDAARNVGAALPVGATVAQLVAALRAQGDGGLDHSALLRAVERLSGAEV; encoded by the coding sequence ATGAGTCTCACGGATTCGCCCCGCCCGCACCGTCCGGCGATCGCCTGGATCGGCCTCGGCATCATGGGCTCCCCCATGTCCGAGAACCTGATCAAGGCGGGTTACGACGTCACCGGCTTCACCCTGGAGCGGGAGAAGCTGGACCGGCTGACCGCCGCCGGCGGCACCGCCGCCGCCGGTGTCGCCGACGCGGTGCGGGACGCCGACGTGATCATCACGATGGTCCCGGCGTCACCGCAGGTCGAGGCCGTCGCCTACGGCCCGGACGGCATCCTGGAGAACGCCCGCTCCGGCGCGCTGCTGATCGACATGTCCTCGATCACCCCGCAGACCTCGGTCGACCTGGCCGCGGCGGCGCGGGACAAGGGCATCCGGGTGCTCGACGCCCCCGTGTCCGGCGGTGAGGCCGGTGCCGTCGAGGCGGTGCTGTCGATCATGGTCGGTGGTGAGCGGGCCGACTTCGACACCGCGAAGCCGATCTTCGAGGCACTGGGCCGCACCATCGTGCTGTGCGGACCGCACGGCTCCGGCCAGACCGTGAAGGCCGCCAACCAGCTGATCGTCGCCGTGAACATCCAGGCCTGCGCCGAGGCCGTGGTCTTCCTGGAGAAGTCCGGCGTGGACCTGGCGGCGGCACTGGAGGTCCTGAACGGCGGCCTGGCCGGCTCGACCGTGCTGACCCGCAAGAAGGACAACTTCCTCAACCGCGACTTCAGGCCCGGCTTCCGGATCGATCTGCACCACAAGGACATGGGGATCGTGACGGACGCGGCCCGCAACGTCGGCGCCGCCCTGCCGGTCGGCGCGACCGTGGCCCAACTGGTGGCGGCCCTGCGCGCCCAGGGCGACGGCGGCCTGGACCACTCGGCCCTGCTGCGCGCCGTGGAACGGCTGTCCGGCGCCGAGGTCTGA
- the gcl gene encoding glyoxylate carboligase yields MARMTAARAAVEILKCEGVTDAFGVPGAAINPFYAALKASGGIAHTLARHVEGASHMAEGYTRTHAGNIGVCIGTSGPAGTDMITGLYSATGDSIPILCITGQAPTAVIHKEDFQAVDIASIARPVTKMAVTVLEAAQVPGVFQQAFHLMRSGRPGPVLIDLPIDVQLTEIEFDPETYEPLPVHKPAATRAQIEKALGMLNAAERPLIVAGGGIINADAAGLLVEFAELTGTPVVPTLMGWGVLPDDHDLNAGMVGLQTSHRYGNATFLESDFVLGIGNRWANRHTGRLDVYTAGRTFVHVDVEPTQIGRIFAPDYGIASDANAALRLFVEVARELKEAGRLPDRSDWAAAAQEKRATLQRRTHFDDIPIKPQRVYEEMNKAFGPETRYVSTIGLSQIAGAQMLHVHRPRHWINCGQAGPLGWTVPAALGVAKADPEAPVVALSGDYDFQFMIEELAVGAQHKIPYVHVLVNNAYLGLIRQAQRAFDIDFQVNLEFENVNSPELGAYGVDHVKVAEGLGCKAIRVTDPNELGAAFEEARKLAAEYRVPVVVEAILERVTNISMSPTNDIGNVVEFEEIATEPGHAPTSIRTLKV; encoded by the coding sequence ATGGCTCGTATGACCGCTGCCCGCGCGGCAGTCGAGATCCTCAAGTGCGAGGGAGTCACCGACGCGTTCGGTGTGCCGGGCGCGGCGATCAACCCGTTCTACGCGGCGCTCAAGGCCTCCGGCGGCATCGCCCACACCCTCGCCCGCCATGTCGAGGGCGCCTCGCACATGGCCGAGGGCTACACGCGCACCCACGCCGGCAACATCGGTGTGTGCATCGGCACCTCCGGACCGGCCGGCACCGACATGATCACGGGCCTGTACTCGGCGACCGGTGACTCGATCCCGATCCTGTGCATCACCGGCCAGGCCCCGACCGCGGTGATCCACAAGGAGGACTTCCAGGCCGTCGACATCGCCTCCATCGCCAGGCCGGTCACCAAGATGGCGGTCACCGTCCTGGAGGCGGCGCAGGTCCCCGGCGTCTTCCAGCAGGCCTTCCACCTGATGCGCTCCGGCCGCCCCGGACCGGTCCTGATCGACCTGCCGATCGACGTCCAGCTCACCGAGATCGAGTTCGACCCGGAGACGTACGAGCCGCTGCCCGTCCACAAGCCCGCCGCGACCCGCGCCCAGATCGAGAAGGCGCTCGGCATGCTGAACGCCGCCGAGCGGCCGCTGATCGTGGCCGGCGGCGGAATCATCAACGCCGACGCCGCCGGACTGCTGGTCGAGTTCGCCGAGCTGACCGGCACGCCGGTCGTACCGACGCTGATGGGCTGGGGCGTGCTGCCCGACGACCACGACCTGAACGCCGGCATGGTCGGCCTCCAGACCTCGCACCGCTACGGCAACGCGACCTTCCTGGAATCCGACTTCGTCCTGGGCATCGGCAACCGCTGGGCCAACCGCCACACCGGCAGGCTCGACGTCTACACGGCCGGGCGGACGTTCGTGCACGTGGACGTCGAACCGACCCAGATCGGCAGGATCTTCGCCCCGGACTACGGCATCGCCTCCGACGCGAATGCCGCCCTGCGCCTGTTCGTCGAGGTGGCACGGGAGCTGAAGGAGGCCGGCCGGCTGCCCGACCGCTCCGACTGGGCCGCCGCCGCGCAGGAGAAGAGGGCGACCCTCCAGCGCCGTACGCACTTCGACGACATCCCGATCAAGCCGCAGCGGGTCTACGAGGAGATGAACAAGGCCTTCGGGCCCGAGACCCGCTACGTCTCCACCATCGGACTGTCCCAGATCGCGGGCGCACAGATGCTGCACGTCCACCGGCCGCGCCACTGGATCAACTGCGGCCAGGCGGGACCGCTCGGCTGGACCGTCCCGGCCGCGCTCGGCGTCGCCAAGGCCGACCCGGAGGCGCCCGTCGTCGCCCTCTCCGGCGACTACGACTTCCAGTTCATGATCGAGGAGCTGGCGGTCGGCGCGCAGCACAAGATCCCGTACGTCCACGTCCTGGTCAACAACGCCTACCTCGGTCTGATCCGCCAGGCGCAGCGCGCGTTCGACATCGACTTCCAGGTGAATCTGGAGTTCGAGAACGTCAACTCGCCCGAGCTGGGCGCCTACGGCGTCGACCATGTGAAGGTCGCCGAGGGGCTCGGCTGCAAGGCGATCCGGGTGACCGACCCGAACGAGCTGGGCGCGGCCTTCGAGGAGGCCAGGAAACTCGCCGCCGAGTACCGGGTGCCGGTCGTCGTCGAGGCGATCCTGGAGCGCGTCACCAACATCTCCATGTCCCCCACCAACGACATCGGCAACGTGGTGGAGTTCGAGGAGATCGCGACCGAGCCCGGCCACGCGCCGACCTCGATCAGGACGCTGAAGGTCTGA
- a CDS encoding AMP-binding protein, translated as MRVPMVVTDFLDRAELSFRDVTGVVDEPDQPAPPVPTSTYGGFADRVRAWQAGLDALGVGPGERVAVVSHNSARMLELLFAVPMSGRICVPVNFRLKPDEVDYVVRQSGASVLLVDPELDEALAGVKTSHRFVLGEHTETGLMRFGVEPRPWADPDEDATATINYTSGTTARPKGVQLTHRNLWVNGLTFGLHTRVWERDVYLHTLPMFHCNGWGMPYVMAGLGVRQVVLRKVDGAEILRRVDRHGVTLMCGAPAVWNAVLDAAADWQGEIPGRDRVRVVCAGAPPPSRTIQRMGDELGWEFTQIYGLTETSPLLTFNRLRPEDDELPAEERARRLSRAGAPALGVKLRVSGSGEVLARSNTVLHGYWDKPEETTAALDGDWFRTGDGGTIDPADGHLTISDRKKDVIITGGENVSSIEVEDTIFSHPAVAEVAVIGVPDEKWGETIKALVVLAEGATADEAEIIAHCKERMARFKAPTSVEFRDTIPRTATGKIQKFRLREPYWTGVERGVN; from the coding sequence ATGCGTGTGCCGATGGTCGTCACGGACTTCCTCGACCGGGCGGAACTCAGCTTCCGCGACGTCACAGGCGTGGTCGACGAGCCCGACCAGCCCGCGCCGCCGGTGCCGACGTCGACCTACGGCGGTTTCGCCGACCGGGTCCGGGCCTGGCAGGCCGGCCTCGACGCCCTCGGCGTCGGTCCGGGGGAGCGGGTGGCGGTGGTCAGCCACAACTCCGCCCGCATGCTGGAGCTGCTGTTCGCGGTGCCGATGAGCGGACGGATCTGCGTGCCCGTCAACTTCCGGCTGAAACCGGACGAGGTCGACTATGTCGTACGGCAGAGCGGAGCGTCGGTCCTGCTGGTCGACCCGGAGCTGGACGAGGCGCTCGCCGGGGTGAAGACGTCCCACCGCTTCGTGCTGGGCGAGCACACCGAGACCGGACTGATGCGGTTCGGCGTCGAGCCGCGCCCGTGGGCGGACCCGGACGAGGACGCCACCGCGACGATCAACTACACCTCGGGCACCACGGCCCGGCCCAAGGGTGTGCAGCTGACGCACCGCAACCTCTGGGTGAACGGCCTGACCTTCGGACTGCACACCAGGGTCTGGGAGCGCGACGTCTATCTGCACACCCTGCCGATGTTCCACTGCAACGGCTGGGGCATGCCCTACGTCATGGCCGGCCTCGGTGTGCGGCAGGTGGTGCTGCGCAAGGTGGACGGCGCGGAGATCCTGCGCCGGGTGGACCGGCACGGGGTCACGCTGATGTGCGGCGCGCCCGCCGTGTGGAACGCGGTGCTCGACGCGGCGGCCGACTGGCAGGGCGAGATCCCCGGCCGGGACCGGGTGCGCGTGGTGTGCGCGGGTGCCCCGCCGCCGAGCAGGACGATCCAGCGCATGGGTGACGAACTGGGCTGGGAGTTCACCCAGATCTACGGTCTGACCGAGACCTCGCCGCTGCTCACCTTCAACCGCCTGCGGCCCGAGGACGACGAACTGCCCGCCGAGGAGCGGGCCCGCCGGCTGTCCCGCGCGGGGGCCCCGGCGCTCGGTGTGAAACTGCGGGTGTCCGGCTCGGGCGAGGTGCTGGCGCGCTCGAACACCGTGCTCCACGGGTACTGGGACAAGCCCGAGGAGACGACGGCCGCCCTGGACGGCGACTGGTTCCGCACGGGCGACGGCGGCACGATCGATCCGGCCGACGGCCATCTGACGATCTCCGACCGCAAGAAGGACGTGATCATCACCGGCGGGGAGAACGTGTCGTCGATCGAGGTGGAGGACACGATCTTCAGTCACCCGGCGGTCGCCGAGGTCGCCGTCATCGGGGTGCCGGACGAGAAGTGGGGCGAGACGATCAAGGCGCTGGTGGTGCTCGCCGAGGGCGCCACCGCCGACGAGGCCGAGATCATCGCCCATTGCAAGGAGCGGATGGCCCGGTTCAAGGCACCCACGAGTGTGGAGTTCCGGGACACGATTCCCCGCACCGCCACGGGCAAGATCCAGAAGTTCCGGCTCCGTGAGCCGTACTGGACCGGCGTGGAGCGGGGCGTGAACTGA
- a CDS encoding ATP-binding protein: protein MTVQRDFKEPARCRPDLVIGREELFSTARDQLGRGGSVLLHGPAGIGKSTVLRALAADYAAAARTVLRCSATESESHLPFLALADLLGLVLDDVSDRLPPAQRTALESALTGRGESTLQRDGLALRLAVLSALRALAADGPVLLVADDVQWLDPASAELLGFAARRLGDTPVRMLCAVRTEGQEYDRHLRAAPPDTLALHLGPLSRAQVSALLDHRGYTGLPRSTVRDIHRTSGGNPLFALELGRALAENPTPPRPGEPLPVPTSLRALVLSRLEMLSDDARRTLLVASAGARPNLALLLAAGRENAEADTARAAELGLLATETEGPAVRFAHPLISAALYAEAPAHERRAAHAALSTAASDPIERARHLALATTGTDPGVAARLAGAAALARDRGAPSVAASLGLLAARRTPADSVPGPDERRLQAAEDSITAGEVDLARDIAREVLTRTTVPANRVRAWMVVIESAGQALGEVDAVFPQALADAGDDAGLLALVHYQLAWRALVVEGDFAEGREEAAHAADLAARSGARRTELLALAFQAQAETLMGHPEAPATIKRALKEPQDPQVACHHNGAGSTRFRWLLMSDELPEARRTVTSLLREVRRRGMVESEVHFLRMLAETELRSGHCGRALDLARESLRLARDSGIGEVASAVFASLAEASGGSVDHALALAREAVEHAEEDGDQIYVSRALATLGYVQWVAGDAHGAVRSLRRVRDLEQALGVTDPARGRWHGDLAEALVRIGEPAEAQDVIDETREQALRLGRESVLAVLDRAEALVRAARGEHEAALVQLTSVQDRLAKLGCGLEEARAAFEAARLRTRLPGPTSFDEAARLFRRCRALPWLRQVEAAAAAGAPERPAVAAAAPAPLDALEGLAAMERQVAALVMEGATNREIAGRLFISVKTVEATLTRVYRKLGIRSRVDIVRLAAGRHAQ, encoded by the coding sequence GTGACCGTGCAACGGGACTTCAAGGAGCCTGCCCGATGCCGCCCCGACCTGGTCATCGGACGGGAAGAACTGTTCTCGACGGCACGTGACCAGCTCGGCCGCGGGGGCAGTGTGCTGCTCCACGGACCCGCCGGAATAGGGAAGTCGACGGTCCTGCGGGCATTGGCCGCGGATTACGCCGCGGCGGCGCGCACCGTGTTGCGCTGCTCCGCCACCGAGTCGGAATCGCATCTGCCCTTCCTCGCCCTGGCCGACCTCCTCGGCCTGGTGCTGGACGACGTGTCCGACAGACTGCCCCCCGCCCAGCGCACCGCACTGGAGTCGGCGCTCACCGGCCGCGGCGAGTCCACCCTCCAGCGGGACGGGCTCGCGCTGCGTCTGGCGGTGCTGTCCGCGCTGCGCGCGCTGGCCGCCGACGGCCCCGTCCTGCTGGTCGCCGACGACGTGCAGTGGCTGGATCCGGCCAGTGCGGAACTGCTCGGCTTCGCCGCCCGCCGACTCGGCGACACCCCGGTCCGGATGCTCTGCGCGGTCCGGACCGAGGGCCAGGAGTACGACCGCCATCTGCGCGCGGCCCCGCCGGACACCCTCGCCCTCCACCTCGGCCCGCTCTCCCGCGCCCAGGTCTCCGCACTGCTCGATCACCGCGGCTACACCGGTCTGCCGCGCTCCACGGTCCGCGACATCCACCGCACCAGCGGCGGCAACCCGCTGTTCGCGCTGGAACTGGGCCGCGCGCTCGCCGAGAACCCCACCCCGCCCCGGCCCGGCGAGCCGCTGCCCGTGCCCACCTCGCTGCGGGCGCTCGTCCTGAGCCGGCTGGAGATGCTCTCCGACGACGCCCGGCGCACCCTGCTCGTGGCCAGCGCGGGCGCCCGTCCCAACCTGGCCCTGCTGCTGGCGGCCGGCCGGGAGAACGCCGAGGCCGACACCGCCCGCGCGGCCGAACTCGGGCTGCTGGCCACGGAGACGGAGGGGCCCGCCGTACGGTTCGCGCATCCGCTGATCTCGGCCGCGCTGTACGCCGAGGCGCCCGCGCACGAGCGGCGCGCCGCGCACGCCGCGCTGTCCACGGCCGCCTCCGACCCGATCGAGCGGGCGCGTCATCTGGCGCTGGCGACCACCGGCACCGACCCGGGCGTGGCGGCCCGGCTGGCCGGGGCCGCGGCGCTGGCCCGGGACCGCGGGGCCCCTTCGGTCGCGGCCTCCCTCGGTCTGCTCGCGGCCCGGCGCACCCCGGCCGACAGCGTTCCCGGCCCCGACGAGCGCCGGCTCCAGGCCGCGGAGGACTCGATCACCGCCGGCGAGGTGGACCTCGCCCGGGACATCGCGCGCGAGGTGCTGACCCGCACCACCGTGCCCGCGAACCGGGTGCGCGCCTGGATGGTGGTGATCGAGTCGGCGGGCCAGGCCCTCGGGGAGGTCGACGCCGTCTTCCCGCAGGCGCTGGCCGACGCGGGCGACGACGCGGGGCTGCTCGCCCTGGTGCACTACCAGTTGGCGTGGCGGGCGCTGGTCGTCGAGGGCGACTTCGCCGAGGGCCGCGAGGAGGCCGCGCACGCGGCGGACCTGGCCGCCCGGTCGGGCGCCCGGCGCACCGAACTCCTCGCGCTCGCCTTCCAGGCCCAGGCCGAGACCCTGATGGGTCACCCGGAGGCCCCCGCCACCATCAAACGCGCGCTGAAGGAGCCGCAGGACCCGCAGGTGGCGTGCCATCACAACGGCGCGGGTTCGACCCGGTTCCGCTGGCTGCTGATGAGCGACGAACTGCCCGAGGCCCGCCGTACCGTCACCTCGCTGCTGCGCGAGGTGCGGCGGCGCGGCATGGTCGAGAGCGAGGTGCACTTCCTGCGGATGCTCGCCGAGACCGAACTGCGGTCGGGGCACTGCGGCCGGGCCCTCGACCTGGCCCGCGAGAGCCTGCGGCTGGCCCGGGACTCCGGGATCGGCGAGGTGGCCTCCGCGGTGTTCGCCTCGCTCGCGGAGGCGTCGGGCGGCAGCGTGGACCACGCACTGGCACTGGCCCGCGAAGCGGTGGAGCACGCGGAGGAGGACGGCGACCAGATCTACGTCTCCCGCGCCCTGGCCACCCTCGGGTACGTCCAGTGGGTGGCCGGCGACGCCCACGGGGCGGTGCGGTCGCTGCGCCGGGTGCGGGACCTGGAGCAGGCGCTCGGCGTGACCGATCCGGCGCGCGGCCGCTGGCACGGCGACCTGGCCGAGGCACTGGTGCGCATCGGCGAGCCGGCCGAGGCGCAGGACGTGATCGACGAGACACGCGAGCAGGCGCTGCGGCTGGGCCGGGAGAGCGTGCTGGCCGTGCTCGACCGGGCCGAGGCGCTGGTGCGGGCGGCACGCGGTGAACACGAGGCGGCGCTGGTGCAGTTGACGTCCGTTCAGGACCGGCTCGCCAAGCTGGGCTGCGGGCTGGAGGAGGCGCGGGCCGCCTTCGAGGCGGCCCGGCTGCGCACCCGGCTGCCGGGGCCGACGTCGTTCGACGAGGCGGCGCGGCTGTTCCGGCGGTGCCGTGCGCTGCCCTGGCTGCGGCAGGTGGAGGCGGCGGCCGCCGCCGGCGCGCCCGAGCGGCCGGCCGTCGCGGCGGCCGCGCCCGCCCCGCTCGACGCGCTGGAGGGGCTGGCCGCGATGGAGCGCCAGGTCGCCGCGCTCGTCATGGAGGGCGCGACCAACCGGGAGATAGCCGGGCGTCTGTTCATCAGCGTCAAGACGGTCGAGGCCACGCTCACCAGGGTCTACCGCAAGCTGGGGATCCGATCCCGGGTCGACATCGTCAGACTGGCAGCGGGCCGCCACGCCCAGTGA
- a CDS encoding winged helix DNA-binding domain-containing protein has protein sequence MTRTKPAATAPVLGTRALNRATLERQLLLRRSPMPPAAAVEHLVGLQGQEVKPPYHALAARLDGFTPEALSGLLERRETVRIVTLRSTIHLHTADDALTLRPLVQPARTRELNLFRHGLVGVDPERLAALARELVETEPRTMRHLREALSAEWPEADPQALAVAARCTLPLVQVTPRGLWGRGARVALTTAEHWLGRAAEPAAAPDCAVLRYLAAFGPASVKDMQTWCGLTRMRPVFERLRPRLVTFRDERGTELFDLPEAPRPDPDTPAPPRFLPEFDNLLLSHADRTRVVPPANKGRTWQANTFYCPLLVDGFLAGVWRLIGDALVIEPFGKLTAAQGGEVAEEGARMLRVLYGESSYDIRFGTVIA, from the coding sequence ATGACCAGGACGAAGCCCGCCGCGACGGCGCCCGTGCTCGGCACCCGCGCCCTCAACCGCGCGACCCTCGAACGGCAGTTGCTGCTGCGCCGCTCCCCGATGCCGCCCGCGGCGGCGGTGGAGCACCTCGTCGGTCTCCAGGGCCAGGAGGTCAAACCCCCGTACCACGCCCTCGCCGCCCGCCTCGACGGCTTCACCCCCGAAGCGCTGTCCGGGCTGCTGGAGCGCCGCGAGACCGTTCGCATCGTCACCCTGCGCTCGACCATCCACCTGCACACCGCGGACGACGCCCTCACCCTGCGGCCGCTGGTGCAGCCCGCCCGCACCCGGGAACTGAACCTCTTCCGCCACGGGCTCGTCGGGGTCGACCCGGAACGCCTCGCCGCGCTCGCCCGCGAACTGGTCGAGACCGAGCCGCGCACGATGCGGCACCTGCGCGAGGCCCTGAGTGCCGAGTGGCCGGAGGCCGACCCCCAGGCCCTGGCCGTCGCCGCCCGCTGCACCCTTCCCCTCGTCCAGGTCACCCCCCGCGGACTGTGGGGCCGTGGCGCCCGGGTCGCCCTCACCACCGCCGAGCACTGGCTCGGCCGCGCGGCCGAACCCGCCGCCGCCCCGGACTGCGCCGTGCTGCGCTACCTCGCCGCCTTCGGCCCGGCCTCGGTGAAGGACATGCAGACCTGGTGCGGACTGACCCGGATGCGCCCCGTCTTCGAGCGGCTCCGCCCCCGTCTGGTCACCTTCCGCGACGAGCGGGGAACCGAACTCTTCGACCTGCCCGAGGCGCCCCGCCCCGATCCCGACACCCCGGCCCCGCCGCGCTTCCTGCCCGAGTTCGACAATCTGCTGCTCTCCCACGCCGACCGCACCCGGGTGGTGCCGCCCGCGAACAAGGGCCGCACCTGGCAGGCGAACACGTTCTACTGCCCGCTCCTCGTCGACGGCTTCCTGGCCGGGGTGTGGCGGCTGATCGGCGACGCCCTCGTCATCGAACCCTTCGGCAAGCTCACCGCGGCTCAGGGCGGGGAGGTGGCGGAGGAGGGCGCGCGAATGCTCCGGGTGCTGTACGGGGAGTCGTCGTACGACATCCGCTTCGGGACCGTCATCGCCTGA